The Candidatus Bathyarchaeia archaeon genomic sequence GAAAACCCTGAAAGTGGCCGAAACAGCGCGTCGAAAAACCATCAAGCGGTTCAGTCAGAACCTTCTCTCACGGTGACGAGTCACATATTGCTTGACGTTCTGAACGATGCTTTCGGCAGCTTTGCCAACGTGCCACGGACAATGGCGGTCCTTTCGTCAGAGCGATTCGACCCGGATGGATGCTTCATTGCAGAGGAGAACGGAGCGCCAATCGGATGCGTGGCTGCCACAAGACTTCCCCGAGACAAGTGGTTTGTGATAAGATACCTAAGCATCAGACCCGCAATGCTCCAGACAAAGGTCGGAGAGAGTCTCCTCGAAAAAGCAATCAAGTACGTGGAATCAAAAAGGACCAGAATTCCTGAGAGCGACTACTCCGGCGATACAGCCCTACGTTGAGATTTACAAGAAGTTTGGGTTCAAGCCGCTTAGAAGAGATTTTCGGATAAGCTGGCAGGTAGATGATATCCCAGAAGCTGCGAACTCTAGGCTTGAAATGGAGGAGGTCTCAGACGAGACCATGGATACCGCTAGCAGTTTGCTTTTCCAGGCGTCGAGTCCCTACTGGGACTGGCGGACGGAGGAGGAAAGCGGCAAGCTCGCTGTTTCCGAATCATTCAAGGAGGAAAGCTCGCACGGAGCCAAATGGATTCTCGCTAGACTAAACAAAGAACCGGTAGGGTTAGTAGGAATTATCCCTGACTACTATGAACCGAGAATAGCTTGGTTCCGAGGAGCGTTTGTCCTCCCAGAGCATCGGGGAAAGAGAATCGGCTCCACTCTGATGTCTGAGACCGCCAAACGGGCGAAGAACTTGGGCCAAAGAAAGATGATTGTCTACACCTTCTCCTACTTAGACAGTCTGGCGCCGGGAGCCCTACTCTACCTAAAGACTGGAGGCAAAATAGAGGCCGAGTATCTACAGTTTGCTAGAATGTGGGTTCCGTCCAATTCAGGAAAGTAATGCATAACCCGAATATAGCATACCGAACATTCTCTCCAGTGAGTAAGGTCTCTTGGCGTCACTGGAACCGTGGGACGTGACCATCATTGGCGGGGGAATACTCGGGACCTCAGTTTCCTACTGGCTAGCGAACCAGTACGAGGGCCGAATCGCAGTTATCGAGAAAGAACAACAGGTAGCAGTTCACACTTCCAAGAGGAATACTGGCGTCGTCCACCGTCCATTCTACTTGGACCCCATCAAACGCCGAGTCTTTGCACGATCATCGCAAGCAGCCTACGGAATGTGGAAATCATACGCGAAAGAACGAGGCCTGCCCTGGCTACCGGTGACGACACTGGAAGTTGCGACGCGAGAGGATGATCTAAAACGGGTGGAGAAGTACTATCACTGGGGCGTGGAGAATGGGATGGGAGAGGACGAGCTGGAAGTTCTCACCGCAAAGGAAGTGCGAAGGCTCGAGCCACACGTAAAAGGGCACGGGGCAATATGGTCGAAGACGGACACCTCAGTCGACTACCCCTCGTTCACACGCTCCCTACGCGGAGACGCGGAACGCGAAGGAGTCAAATTCATTCTCGGCTTCGAGGTCAAATCGATCAAAGTAACCAAGAATTTCTTGGAAATCCAGCCGAAACACGGCGGAGAAGCGATTCGAACCCGGTTCCTCGTAAATTGCGCGGGAGGAAACTCAGTGCGCATAGCTCACATGCTAGGCCTTGGAAGAGAATATGCCGACCTCAACTTCCGGGGAGAATACTGGGAAGTTGGACAAGAATGGTCATACCTAGCTTCTAGAAATATCTACACTGTAGCACAGCATCCAGAATTGCCATTTCTTGATCCACACTGGATATGTCGTGCTGATGGTCGTCGAGAGATCGGGCCCAACGCTGTCCCGGTCGCGGGACCATACACTTACACAGGTTTTTTCAAAAACCCGATACAAGCGTTGCAGAAGATCCTCGAACCTCCCATGGTGAATAAGGCAGCTCTTCTTTTCAACAAAGATTTCCTGACCTTAGCGGGAGAGGAATGGAAATCATCCATTTTCAAGTCAGAAATGGCACGAAGAGCCCAAGAGTTCATTCCGGAACTCAAACTAGATTACTTGACGAGACCGGGAATTGCAGGCGTACGCGCGCAAGTGATAGATCGGCATGGGAACTTCATCAAGGAAGCTATCGAAATCATGGGTCCGTTTTCATATCACATTACAAACTATAACTCACCTGGCGCAACAGGGTCGCCTGCCTACGCTGCCTGGCTCGTTCAGAAACTCGGGTCCCTCGGCCTTTTGGATCTTAGGAGGAGGACCTCAACATTGCCCAAGGGACCCTGGAAATATGACTCAGTAATCAGTATGGTGAGCGATGCGCCGAGAATAATCGCCTAGGACGTCGAACTCATGATTGGAGGAGACGGTGCTCAATCATGGAATGGAGTATCTGAAATTCTTCCAGATGCCAGTGGCGCCCTGCCCGTGCACCGACATACTTCCCTTCTCCGGGTCGACCGGCTTGAGTGTGAAGAGTCCCCAGCCCACCATGATATCTTTGGGAGCGACTGGAAGGCTCTCCGTCTTGAAGAACGTCTTACCATCAACAATCCATTCCGCCCGCTTCTTCTCCGCGTCGATTCTGACAGTGTAGTGGTGCATCATTTCGGGCTTCGTTCGGACTCCTGAAAACGGTGCCTCAATAACGTATGTGAACGCCGTCTTCTCATCTGTAACGCCAGGGATCAGGAGTCGCTCATAGATTGCTCCTATTTTTTTCCCGGTCGTGATGAAGTCAAATATCATGCCCGTCGAGAAATCCATGAGTATAAGGCCTGCGAACGCATCCTGTAGATCATCGGCGTTGCTTCTGTAGGTTTCGGCTCCCATATCAGCTTCGAAAACAGTTACCTGATCACGCGATACAGGAAAGGTTCTGGTGGACCCGTATAGTTGTTTGGGATCGTCAAACATGTGGATCGTGTCGTGTTTCCGCGTGAATGGATCTACTGTTAGAGCTAGACCACCATTTCGGGACGAAGTTCTAGCCTTGGGTTCTTCCCATGTCCAGTTCTCCCCGTTTCCCATGGGAAAGCTGAGGATCTTCCATTTCGAAGGGTCAACGTGCCCCTTCGACATGTCATCGTAAATGGTTGTTTCTGTCTTCAACAAGGCTTTCTCATTCGCATGTGGGACCGGTTACCGGATTTAATTGTTCTGAAAGTGCTTCACGTCCAGTAAAAGTCAAATCATTCTGGGGGAGCGTCGCCTTTGGGTTCCCAGAGTTCAATCCGGTTCCCTTCAGGGTCGATGATCCATCCGAACTTGCCATAGTCATATTCTTCCCGCTTCTCATCGACCTCTACGCCTTCCCCCTTCAGCTGATCCAATAATCTGTCGAGATCCCTAACTCGGAAGTTGATCATGAAAGGAGCCGCACTCGGATCAA encodes the following:
- a CDS encoding GNAT family N-acetyltransferase, whose product is MLDVLNDAFGSFANVPRTMAVLSSERFDPDGCFIAEENGAPIGCVAATRLPRDKWFVIRYLSIRPAMLQTKVGESLLEKAIKYVESKRTRIPESDYSGDTALR
- a CDS encoding GNAT family N-acetyltransferase; translation: MEEVSDETMDTASSLLFQASSPYWDWRTEEESGKLAVSESFKEESSHGAKWILARLNKEPVGLVGIIPDYYEPRIAWFRGAFVLPEHRGKRIGSTLMSETAKRAKNLGQRKMIVYTFSYLDSLAPGALLYLKTGGKIEAEYLQFARMWVPSNSGK
- a CDS encoding FAD-dependent oxidoreductase, with translation MASLEPWDVTIIGGGILGTSVSYWLANQYEGRIAVIEKEQQVAVHTSKRNTGVVHRPFYLDPIKRRVFARSSQAAYGMWKSYAKERGLPWLPVTTLEVATREDDLKRVEKYYHWGVENGMGEDELEVLTAKEVRRLEPHVKGHGAIWSKTDTSVDYPSFTRSLRGDAEREGVKFILGFEVKSIKVTKNFLEIQPKHGGEAIRTRFLVNCAGGNSVRIAHMLGLGREYADLNFRGEYWEVGQEWSYLASRNIYTVAQHPELPFLDPHWICRADGRREIGPNAVPVAGPYTYTGFFKNPIQALQKILEPPMVNKAALLFNKDFLTLAGEEWKSSIFKSEMARRAQEFIPELKLDYLTRPGIAGVRAQVIDRHGNFIKEAIEIMGPFSYHITNYNSPGATGSPAYAAWLVQKLGSLGLLDLRRRTSTLPKGPWKYDSVISMVSDAPRIIA
- a CDS encoding DUF6081 family protein, whose protein sequence is MKTETTIYDDMSKGHVDPSKWKILSFPMGNGENWTWEEPKARTSSRNGGLALTVDPFTRKHDTIHMFDDPKQLYGSTRTFPVSRDQVTVFEADMGAETYRSNADDLQDAFAGLILMDFSTGMIFDFITTGKKIGAIYERLLIPGVTDEKTAFTYVIEAPFSGVRTKPEMMHHYTVRIDAEKKRAEWIVDGKTFFKTESLPVAPKDIMVGWGLFTLKPVDPEKGSMSVHGQGATGIWKNFRYSIP
- a CDS encoding VOC family protein — its product is MINFRVRDLDRLLDQLKGEGVEVDEKREEYDYGKFGWIIDPEGNRIELWEPKGDAPPE